From Achromobacter spanius, a single genomic window includes:
- a CDS encoding ABC transporter substrate-binding protein yields the protein MSSYKKLPSIDAARRRLLFHIGSVAAAGAAGALPGVTFAQSREQATLASGSAGYTWALPFVAESAGYWKARNVDLKVLDFPTGRDSMQALLAGSANFSTTTDTPLVFAVLQGLKPGILANFSRYSYDMKIVAREGSGIAADKPASLKGKKIGTPAGTSGQYALAKYLEFAKLSASDITQVNLAPTDLIGALVRGDIDAFSWTAQAGNAALRQSGGKAFFLTQDGYEKFFRSHQLLLVNQNTLDTRQALVKDAIGALLDAEKRIAQDPAWPDLIATRIRSTPAEVKQATSVFEFKVGFDDSFVDDLVNQAKWAIDAKLAPAPAGDLRALFRAAIKDTPLSAAAPDRVKLA from the coding sequence ATGAGTTCGTACAAGAAGCTGCCTTCGATCGACGCCGCGCGCCGGCGTCTGTTGTTCCATATCGGCTCGGTGGCGGCCGCAGGCGCTGCGGGCGCGCTGCCCGGCGTGACGTTCGCCCAATCCCGCGAGCAGGCCACGCTGGCCTCCGGCAGCGCGGGCTACACGTGGGCCCTGCCGTTCGTCGCCGAAAGCGCGGGCTACTGGAAGGCGCGCAACGTGGATCTGAAGGTGCTGGATTTCCCCACGGGTCGGGACTCGATGCAGGCCCTGCTGGCCGGCTCGGCCAACTTCTCCACCACCACGGATACGCCGCTGGTCTTTGCCGTGTTGCAGGGCCTGAAGCCCGGCATCCTGGCCAATTTCAGCCGCTACTCGTACGACATGAAGATCGTGGCGCGCGAAGGCAGCGGCATCGCCGCAGACAAGCCCGCCAGCCTGAAGGGCAAGAAGATCGGCACGCCGGCCGGTACATCGGGCCAGTACGCGTTGGCCAAGTACCTGGAATTCGCAAAGCTGTCCGCCAGCGACATCACGCAGGTGAATCTGGCGCCCACCGATCTCATCGGCGCGCTGGTGCGCGGCGACATCGACGCGTTTTCCTGGACCGCGCAGGCCGGCAACGCGGCGCTGCGCCAAAGCGGCGGCAAGGCCTTCTTCCTGACGCAGGACGGCTACGAAAAATTCTTCCGCAGCCACCAGTTGCTGCTGGTCAACCAGAACACGCTGGATACGCGCCAGGCGCTGGTCAAGGACGCCATCGGGGCGTTGCTCGACGCCGAAAAGCGCATAGCGCAGGACCCGGCGTGGCCCGATTTGATCGCCACACGCATCCGCAGCACGCCCGCGGAGGTCAAGCAGGCCACCTCGGTGTTCGAGTTCAAGGTGGGATTCGACGACAGCTTCGTGGACGACCTGGTGAATCAGGCCAAGTGGGCTATCGACGCCAAGCTGGCGCCCGCGCCCGCCGGCGACCTGCGCGCGCTGTTCCGCGCCGCGATCAAGGACACGCCGTTGTCGGCCGCCGCGCCCGACCGCGTCAAACTGGCGTGA
- a CDS encoding amidohydrolase, translating to MSLFQKRTAPRTLVLRNARIHTFHDARPSAHAIALANGRIAAYDEQALALADGNAQVLDLQGATVIPGINDSHAHMEREGLKTLRPSLAHARSVADVLQVVREQARSTPPGDYIVTMPVGTPPYFFGGAAQLAEGRLPSRRELDAAAPDHPVYIPAPFGNWGKPPGSGALNSLALARNGLTPASQPRCSGIELGRDAAGELNGSIVERNARPAVEFDLLPDVPRFGFADRLKGLRISQQLYHAKGTTSIYEGHGCAPETISVYRKLWEDGELTMRSTLVVSPAWNDLAEAARAMRDWLATARGRGLGDPWFRVSGIHIAYGGDPVVACCARANLPDTGWSGFVEQAVTPSDFRALCLLAAEHDLRVNVIVSGKLHEVVPVLREVNARFPLAGRRWVVQHIARSRIDDLKALKALDVLVTTIPTYFLWKGGAAYLDEPDGGEGVVPHADMLALGLDVSLATDNIPYDPFHTLWVAGVRQERLTGRVIGAGQALSARDALRAFTVAGARLSFDEDWKGPLAPGFAADLAVLDQDPMQLPAAAWREVRCTMTIVGGHIVHGEPGAISS from the coding sequence ATGAGCCTTTTTCAAAAGCGGACCGCACCCCGCACGCTGGTGCTGCGCAACGCGCGCATCCACACGTTTCATGACGCCCGCCCGTCGGCCCATGCCATCGCGCTGGCAAACGGCCGGATCGCGGCCTACGACGAGCAAGCGCTGGCGCTGGCCGACGGCAATGCGCAGGTGCTGGACCTGCAGGGCGCGACGGTTATCCCCGGCATCAACGACAGCCATGCCCACATGGAGCGCGAGGGGTTGAAGACCCTGCGCCCCTCGCTGGCCCATGCGCGCAGCGTTGCAGACGTGTTGCAGGTGGTGCGCGAGCAGGCGCGGTCCACGCCGCCCGGCGACTACATCGTCACCATGCCCGTAGGCACGCCGCCCTATTTCTTTGGCGGCGCGGCGCAGTTGGCGGAAGGCCGCCTGCCCAGCCGGCGGGAACTGGACGCCGCCGCGCCCGACCACCCCGTCTACATCCCCGCGCCCTTCGGCAACTGGGGCAAGCCGCCCGGCAGCGGCGCACTCAACAGCCTTGCGCTGGCGCGCAATGGCCTGACGCCGGCATCGCAGCCGCGCTGCAGCGGCATCGAACTGGGCCGCGACGCCGCCGGCGAACTGAACGGCAGCATCGTCGAGCGCAACGCCCGCCCCGCCGTCGAATTCGACCTGCTGCCCGACGTGCCGCGCTTTGGCTTTGCCGACCGGCTGAAGGGCCTGCGTATCTCGCAGCAGCTTTATCACGCCAAGGGAACCACCAGCATCTACGAGGGCCACGGCTGCGCGCCCGAGACGATTTCTGTCTACCGCAAGCTTTGGGAAGACGGCGAGCTGACCATGCGTTCCACGCTGGTCGTCAGCCCCGCGTGGAACGATCTGGCCGAAGCGGCGCGCGCCATGCGCGACTGGCTGGCCACCGCGCGCGGACGCGGCCTGGGCGACCCGTGGTTCCGGGTCAGCGGCATCCATATCGCCTACGGCGGCGATCCCGTCGTGGCCTGCTGCGCGCGCGCCAACCTGCCGGACACCGGCTGGTCCGGCTTCGTCGAACAGGCCGTCACCCCGTCGGACTTCCGGGCCCTGTGCCTCTTGGCGGCCGAACATGACCTGCGCGTCAACGTCATCGTCTCGGGCAAACTGCACGAAGTTGTGCCGGTGCTGCGCGAGGTCAACGCCCGGTTCCCGCTGGCCGGCCGTCGCTGGGTCGTGCAGCACATCGCCCGGTCGCGCATTGACGACCTGAAGGCGCTCAAGGCGCTGGACGTGCTGGTCACGACCATTCCCACGTATTTCCTGTGGAAAGGCGGCGCGGCCTACCTGGACGAGCCCGACGGCGGCGAAGGCGTGGTGCCGCATGCCGACATGCTGGCGCTGGGACTCGACGTATCGCTGGCGACCGACAACATTCCTTACGACCCGTTCCACACGCTGTGGGTGGCGGGCGTTCGGCAGGAGCGGCTGACGGGCCGCGTCATTGGCGCTGGCCAGGCGCTCTCGGCCCGCGACGCGCTGCGCGCGTTCACCGTGGCCGGCGCGCGGCTGAGTTTCGACGAAGACTGGAAGGGCCCGCTCGCGCCGGGATTTGCCGCCGATCTGGCGGTGCTGGATCAGGACCCGATGCAGTTGCCGGCCGCGGCCTGGCGGGAGGTGCGATGCACGATGACCATCGTGGGCGGGCACATCGTGCACGGCGAGCCGGGCGCGATTTCATCGTGA
- a CDS encoding ABC transporter substrate-binding protein produces MSINPFPLRRFAATSALAFATLAAAAAPVHAEGTLRVAQQFGIAYLILDVVKDQKLIEKHGKQAGVDIKVEWAQISGASAMNEALLAGALDMVSAGVPPALVLWDRTRGKQNVKLVAALGSLPNYLLSNNPAVKTLDDFGAKDRIAVPAAGVGFQSRTLQIEAAKRYGKDNFKRFDDISISLPHPDATTALISGGLEVNAHFSSAPFYYQALERNPAVHKVISSYDILGGPATFNVLYTTQKFHDANPKTYNAFYAALAEAAAWIPAHKDEAAAIFIRQQNSKLPADFVKKILDDPENQFTITPQQTKVYADKLREIGVLQGQAESWKDYFFAPAHAAAGS; encoded by the coding sequence ATGTCCATCAATCCCTTTCCCCTGCGGCGCTTTGCAGCGACCTCCGCGCTGGCTTTTGCAACGCTCGCCGCGGCCGCCGCACCGGTGCATGCCGAAGGCACGCTGCGCGTGGCGCAGCAGTTTGGCATCGCCTATCTGATCCTTGATGTGGTCAAGGACCAGAAGCTGATCGAGAAGCACGGCAAGCAGGCCGGCGTGGACATCAAGGTGGAATGGGCACAGATTTCCGGCGCATCGGCCATGAACGAGGCGCTGCTCGCCGGCGCGCTGGACATGGTGTCGGCCGGCGTGCCGCCCGCGCTGGTGCTGTGGGACCGCACGCGCGGCAAGCAGAACGTGAAGCTGGTGGCGGCGCTGGGATCGTTGCCCAACTATCTGCTGAGCAACAATCCGGCGGTGAAGACGCTGGACGACTTCGGCGCCAAGGACCGCATTGCGGTGCCGGCCGCGGGCGTCGGATTCCAGTCGCGCACCTTGCAGATCGAAGCGGCCAAGCGCTACGGCAAGGACAACTTCAAGCGTTTTGACGACATCTCCATCAGCCTGCCGCATCCGGACGCCACCACCGCCCTGATTTCTGGCGGCCTGGAAGTGAATGCACATTTTTCCAGCGCGCCGTTCTACTACCAGGCGCTGGAGCGCAATCCGGCGGTGCACAAGGTGATCAGTTCGTACGACATTCTGGGCGGCCCCGCGACGTTCAACGTGCTGTACACCACGCAGAAGTTCCACGACGCCAATCCCAAAACCTATAACGCGTTCTACGCCGCGCTAGCGGAAGCCGCCGCATGGATTCCCGCGCACAAGGACGAGGCCGCCGCGATCTTCATCCGCCAGCAGAACTCCAAGCTGCCGGCGGATTTCGTGAAGAAGATCCTGGACGATCCCGAGAACCAGTTCACGATCACGCCGCAGCAGACCAAGGTGTATGCCGACAAGCTGCGCGAGATCGGCGTGCTGCAAGGGCAGGCGGAAAGCTGGAAGGATTACTTCTTCGCGCCGGCCCACGCCGCTGCGGGTAGCTGA
- a CDS encoding FAD-dependent oxidoreductase, which yields MTGKHAAPQGSANSGYEADVLVIGGGPAGTWAAVCAAQAGASVILADKGYCGSSGATAAAGTAVWYVDPDPQKRAAAMASRYDMGGRLADHGWMGRVLDRTWDGINTLADWGYPFPVDADGVSRRNSLQGPEYMRLMRKQVKQAGGKILDHHPVLELLRDEHGAVAGAAGVDRQRGGAWSVRAGAVVIATGGCAFLSRALGCNVLTGDGLLMAAELGAELSGMEFSNAYGISPEFGSVTKTLFYSWATFTDADGVPIPGAASKGGRSVIARELLRQKVYARLDQADEATRQAMRAAQPNFFLPFDRSGIDPFTQRFPVTLRLEGTVRGTGGLRLAGPDCSTTVPGLYAAGDAATREPICGGFTGGGSHNAAWAISSGSWAGAGAAGHALAARGRGRTAIAAGAAGLRGNGARAADAAALVKAVQDEVMPFERNYFRTADVLEPSVARLDTQWHALRSAAPAAAVDLLATREAAAMLATSRWMYRSALARRETRGMHKRYDYLEQDAAQYHHLSAGGLDEVWVRPRAVDGGGVQSTTQSVPQSAPQTRLAA from the coding sequence ATGACTGGCAAACACGCGGCGCCGCAAGGCAGCGCCAATTCGGGCTACGAGGCGGATGTGCTGGTCATCGGCGGCGGTCCCGCCGGGACCTGGGCCGCGGTCTGCGCCGCCCAGGCCGGCGCAAGCGTCATCCTGGCGGACAAAGGCTATTGCGGATCGTCCGGCGCCACGGCGGCGGCCGGCACCGCGGTGTGGTACGTCGATCCCGATCCGCAGAAGCGCGCCGCCGCGATGGCCAGCCGCTACGACATGGGCGGCCGGCTGGCGGACCACGGCTGGATGGGCCGCGTGCTGGACCGGACGTGGGACGGCATCAATACCCTGGCGGACTGGGGCTATCCCTTTCCGGTGGATGCCGACGGCGTGTCGCGCCGCAATTCGCTGCAAGGTCCGGAATACATGCGCTTGATGCGCAAGCAGGTCAAGCAGGCCGGCGGCAAAATTCTCGATCATCACCCGGTGCTGGAACTGCTGCGCGATGAGCACGGCGCGGTCGCCGGCGCGGCGGGCGTGGACCGCCAGCGGGGCGGTGCGTGGTCGGTGCGCGCGGGGGCGGTCGTCATCGCCACGGGCGGTTGCGCCTTCCTGAGCCGGGCCTTGGGCTGCAACGTGCTGACCGGAGACGGCCTGCTGATGGCGGCCGAATTGGGCGCGGAGCTGTCGGGCATGGAGTTTTCCAATGCCTACGGCATCTCGCCGGAATTCGGCTCGGTGACCAAGACGCTGTTCTATAGCTGGGCGACCTTCACCGACGCCGATGGTGTGCCGATTCCGGGCGCGGCGTCCAAGGGTGGGCGCTCGGTCATCGCGCGCGAACTGCTGCGCCAGAAGGTCTACGCGCGCCTGGATCAGGCCGACGAGGCCACGCGGCAGGCGATGCGCGCCGCCCAACCGAACTTCTTCCTGCCATTTGACCGCAGCGGCATCGACCCGTTTACGCAGCGCTTTCCCGTGACGTTGCGCCTGGAGGGCACCGTGCGCGGCACGGGTGGCCTGCGGCTGGCGGGGCCGGATTGTTCGACCACTGTGCCGGGGCTGTACGCCGCTGGTGATGCCGCAACGCGCGAGCCCATCTGCGGCGGCTTTACCGGAGGCGGCAGCCACAACGCCGCCTGGGCCATTTCGTCGGGGTCCTGGGCCGGCGCCGGCGCGGCCGGCCATGCGCTGGCCGCGCGCGGCCGCGGACGTACCGCCATCGCGGCGGGGGCCGCGGGCCTGCGCGGAAACGGCGCGCGCGCCGCGGATGCGGCCGCGCTGGTCAAGGCGGTGCAGGACGAGGTCATGCCGTTCGAGCGGAACTATTTCAGGACAGCGGATGTGCTGGAGCCGTCGGTCGCCCGGCTGGACACGCAGTGGCACGCCTTGCGATCTGCGGCGCCCGCGGCCGCGGTGGATCTGCTGGCCACACGCGAGGCGGCGGCCATGCTGGCCACGTCGCGCTGGATGTACCGCAGCGCGCTCGCCCGCCGCGAGACGCGCGGCATGCACAAACGCTACGACTATCTGGAACAGGACGCCGCGCAATACCATCACCTGAGCGCTGGCGGGCTGGATGAGGTGTGGGTGCGGCCGCGCGCGGTGGACGGGGGCGGCGTGCAATCCACAACGCAATCCGTGCCGCAATCCGCACCGCAAACGAGGCTGGCGGCATGA
- a CDS encoding FAD/NAD(P)-binding protein, protein MAIVGGGAAGTLLALHLARLHGIRVTLYDGAGAFGRGAAYSATSPWHRLNVPAHKMGGWHADAADGFLQWLADRDGGTAQSHGHRYVERDVYGQWLSAHLFDAVRAGHVQLVSARVQALRAKPGAAARWELLLDNGQRHSARSVALCQGNALPRPLPGLASHPRSIGNPWPARSLSRIGKHDEVLIAGSGASGVDAALELLHTGHCGRIHLVSRRALLPQPETLPANPAAPRPFLFDPCRDPPVLRDLYRAVRGAIGADLADSRPWQPTMDAVLRQADALWDGLTLADRARFLRHVRPYWMVFRHRADPAALARLQAAQDSGQLRRTAARILSAATENERLHVTLQRAGQPVSAITADWVINATGPDERIALRNDPLIAGLLRDGHARINDLGLGLHVTADGEVPAADARQTPALFALGLPTRGVFWEVTSVPALRARAAPLAARLAQRLRRETR, encoded by the coding sequence GTGGCGATCGTCGGTGGCGGCGCTGCGGGCACGTTGCTGGCCTTGCACTTGGCAAGATTGCACGGCATCCGTGTGACGCTGTACGACGGCGCGGGCGCTTTCGGCCGCGGCGCGGCGTATAGCGCGACCTCGCCTTGGCACCGCCTGAACGTGCCGGCACACAAGATGGGCGGCTGGCATGCGGACGCTGCCGACGGCTTTCTGCAATGGCTGGCCGACCGCGATGGCGGCACGGCGCAGTCGCACGGCCACCGGTACGTCGAGCGCGACGTGTACGGCCAGTGGCTGTCCGCGCACCTGTTCGACGCGGTGCGCGCCGGTCACGTCCAGCTGGTGAGCGCCCGGGTGCAGGCCCTTCGGGCCAAGCCGGGCGCCGCCGCGCGCTGGGAGCTGCTGCTGGACAACGGCCAGCGGCACAGCGCCCGATCCGTGGCGCTGTGCCAAGGCAACGCGCTGCCGCGTCCGCTGCCGGGTTTGGCAAGCCATCCGCGCAGCATCGGCAACCCGTGGCCTGCCCGGTCGCTGTCGCGCATCGGCAAGCATGATGAGGTCCTGATCGCCGGATCGGGCGCCAGCGGCGTGGACGCCGCGCTTGAACTGCTGCACACCGGCCACTGCGGCCGCATCCATCTGGTGTCGCGTCGGGCCCTGCTTCCGCAGCCCGAGACCTTGCCTGCCAATCCGGCCGCGCCGCGCCCATTCCTGTTCGATCCGTGCCGCGATCCACCAGTCCTGCGCGATCTCTACCGCGCGGTGCGCGGCGCCATCGGGGCCGATCTGGCCGACTCCCGTCCGTGGCAACCCACCATGGATGCCGTGCTGCGCCAGGCGGACGCGCTATGGGACGGCCTGACGCTGGCCGACCGCGCGCGCTTTCTGCGCCATGTACGCCCGTATTGGATGGTGTTCCGCCATCGCGCCGATCCCGCGGCCCTCGCCCGGCTGCAAGCCGCGCAAGACAGCGGCCAGCTACGCCGCACCGCGGCGCGCATCCTGTCGGCCGCCACGGAGAACGAACGGCTGCACGTCACGCTGCAACGCGCCGGCCAGCCCGTATCTGCCATCACGGCGGACTGGGTTATCAACGCGACCGGTCCCGACGAGCGCATCGCGCTGCGCAACGACCCGCTGATCGCGGGTCTGCTGCGCGACGGCCACGCGCGGATCAACGATTTGGGATTGGGGCTGCACGTGACGGCGGACGGCGAAGTCCCCGCCGCCGACGCACGGCAGACGCCCGCGCTGTTTGCGCTGGGGCTGCCCACGCGGGGCGTGTTCTGGGAAGTGACCTCGGTGCCCGCGCTGCGCGCGCGGGCGGCGCCCCTGGCCGCGCGTCTGGCGCAACGCCTGCGGCGGGAAACCCGCTGA
- a CDS encoding class I SAM-dependent methyltransferase encodes MNPLLSVVERKLQALPVPVQLVLPDGAVLGPPDPRVRFVTHDKTALAHLAEGEVGVLGQDYVEGRIDIEGSMRDVMAAAAALLPGSPMDAARGGWLTDLVRKVMSVWRHSIERDARQIEFHYDLSDDFYALWLDPRRVYSCAYYREPGMALAQAQEAKLDHICRKLRLAAGERFLDVGAGWGGLLLWAAEHYGVDATGITLSRNQHAHVSRLIQEKGLSDRVRIELLDYRKLDASQPYDKIASVGMFEHVGRAQLESYFATLRRLLKPGGLIMNHGITAAGVDNAELGNGMGEFIEKYIFPGGELTHVSVVMQTLANGGLEDLDVENLRPHYARTLWAWSDRLEARLPEAARILGGDQGERSLRAYRLYLAGSAMAFEHGWIALHQILAQHPATGRADELDGPADLSYPWRRDYMYGESSGQ; translated from the coding sequence GTGAATCCTTTGCTATCAGTCGTGGAGCGCAAACTTCAGGCGTTGCCTGTCCCCGTCCAGCTCGTGCTGCCCGATGGCGCCGTGCTCGGTCCACCCGATCCGCGCGTGCGGTTCGTGACGCATGACAAGACCGCGCTGGCGCATCTGGCCGAAGGGGAGGTTGGGGTGCTGGGCCAGGACTATGTCGAAGGCCGCATCGATATCGAGGGCAGCATGCGCGATGTGATGGCGGCGGCCGCGGCACTGCTGCCCGGTTCGCCGATGGACGCGGCGCGCGGCGGCTGGCTGACCGACCTGGTGCGCAAGGTGATGTCGGTGTGGCGCCATTCCATCGAACGCGACGCTCGGCAGATCGAATTCCATTACGACCTGTCCGACGACTTCTACGCGCTGTGGCTGGATCCGCGCCGCGTGTATTCCTGCGCGTACTACCGCGAGCCTGGCATGGCGCTGGCCCAGGCGCAGGAGGCCAAGCTGGATCACATCTGCCGCAAGCTGCGCCTGGCGGCGGGCGAGCGATTCCTGGATGTGGGCGCGGGGTGGGGCGGGCTGCTGCTGTGGGCGGCCGAACACTACGGCGTGGACGCCACGGGCATCACGCTGTCGCGCAACCAGCATGCGCACGTCAGCCGGCTGATCCAGGAAAAAGGCTTGTCCGACCGCGTGCGCATCGAGCTGCTGGATTACCGCAAGCTGGACGCGTCGCAGCCTTACGACAAGATTGCGTCGGTGGGCATGTTCGAGCACGTGGGCCGCGCGCAACTGGAAAGCTACTTCGCCACGCTGCGGCGTCTGCTCAAGCCGGGCGGGCTCATCATGAACCACGGCATCACCGCCGCCGGCGTGGACAACGCGGAACTCGGCAATGGCATGGGCGAGTTCATCGAGAAGTACATCTTCCCGGGCGGCGAACTGACTCACGTCAGCGTCGTGATGCAGACATTGGCCAACGGCGGCCTGGAAGACCTGGACGTGGAGAACCTGCGCCCGCACTACGCGCGCACGCTGTGGGCGTGGAGCGATCGGCTGGAGGCGCGGTTGCCGGAGGCGGCGCGCATTCTGGGGGGCGACCAGGGCGAGCGCTCGCTGCGCGCCTACCGGCTGTACCTGGCCGGCAGCGCGATGGCCTTCGAGCATGGGTGGATCGCGCTGCATCAGATCCTTGCGCAGCATCCCGCGACGGGACGCGCGGACGAGCTGGACGGGCCCGCCGATCTGTCGTATCCGTGGCGGCGGGACTATATGTATGGAGAATCTTCCGGGCAATGA
- a CDS encoding 4Fe-4S dicluster domain-containing protein, protein MIELISDSRCTGCNICVRVCPVNVFDIVEGAAPVIARQDACQTCFMCEAWCPEDAMYVSPQADAPAPVAEDDLVRAGLLGSYRRQIGWNRESRDLRAADQSFKLLGGGPAR, encoded by the coding sequence ATGATCGAGCTCATCAGCGACAGCCGTTGCACCGGCTGCAACATCTGCGTCCGGGTGTGCCCGGTCAACGTGTTCGACATCGTGGAAGGCGCTGCGCCGGTCATCGCGCGGCAGGACGCCTGTCAGACCTGCTTCATGTGCGAGGCGTGGTGCCCCGAAGACGCCATGTACGTGTCGCCTCAGGCCGATGCGCCTGCGCCGGTGGCCGAAGACGACCTGGTGCGGGCCGGATTGCTGGGCAGCTACCGGCGTCAGATCGGCTGGAACCGCGAATCGCGCGATCTGCGTGCGGCGGACCAGTCATTCAAGCTGCTGGGGGGCGGGCCGGCGCGTTAG
- a CDS encoding ABC transporter permease: MSSLTLRRESVAEITADVPVRGDHTASGDAPPARAELADRFQQAHARSKRARRRRRLLLNLAGIALFLLGWEAIPHVFSWMKPALFPPPSRVLQAALPLIESGELAGHITASLTRAAAGFAIALVLGITAGILTARIAFLHHLSEPVLHGFRSVPSLAVVPLAVLWFGIGELPKIALIAWGAFFPIWITTFIGVRDTNIVYLRSAAALGAGRLRTLFLVILPAALPFILAGVRQAIAVSLIVLVAAELSGSTRGIAYMMSLGHQLFQVEIMFIGLVLLGTFGFLADRLFVWAARRLFPWYQSAS; this comes from the coding sequence ATGAGCTCATTGACCCTGCGCCGCGAGTCCGTGGCCGAAATTACCGCCGATGTTCCCGTCCGGGGAGATCACACGGCCAGCGGCGATGCGCCGCCCGCGCGTGCGGAACTGGCCGACCGCTTTCAACAGGCGCACGCGCGATCTAAACGCGCCCGGCGCCGCCGCCGGCTGCTGTTGAACCTGGCCGGCATCGCGCTGTTTCTGTTGGGGTGGGAAGCCATCCCGCACGTATTCTCTTGGATGAAGCCGGCGCTGTTTCCGCCGCCGTCACGCGTGCTGCAGGCCGCATTGCCGCTGATCGAATCGGGCGAGCTGGCCGGGCATATCACGGCCAGCCTCACGCGGGCCGCGGCAGGATTTGCCATCGCGCTGGTCCTCGGCATCACCGCCGGCATTCTGACGGCACGCATCGCATTCCTGCATCACCTGAGCGAGCCCGTGCTGCACGGCTTTCGCTCGGTGCCGTCGCTTGCGGTCGTGCCGCTGGCGGTGCTGTGGTTCGGCATCGGCGAGCTGCCCAAGATCGCGCTGATCGCGTGGGGCGCGTTCTTTCCCATCTGGATCACCACCTTCATCGGCGTGCGCGACACCAACATCGTGTACCTGCGATCGGCGGCGGCGCTGGGCGCCGGCAGGCTGCGCACGCTCTTTCTCGTCATCCTGCCCGCCGCCCTGCCCTTCATCCTGGCCGGCGTGCGCCAGGCCATCGCCGTGTCGCTGATCGTGCTGGTGGCGGCCGAACTTTCCGGTTCGACCCGTGGCATCGCCTACATGATGTCGCTGGGCCATCAGCTTTTCCAGGTGGAGATCATGTTCATTGGCCTCGTGCTGCTGGGCACTTTCGGCTTCCTGGCGGACCGGCTATTCGTGTGGGCAGCGCGCCGGCTCTTCCCCTGGTATCAAAGCGCCTCCTGA
- a CDS encoding ABC transporter ATP-binding protein, with protein sequence MGALIEFQRVSQFFATRGNAPAQALHEVSLDLAAGEFTCLIGPSGCGKTTLLHLLAGFLQPTDGAVRFHGEQVERPGPERGVVFQEYALFPWMTARQNVEFGLRAQSVAAPQRRHRALAALERVGLAASADRYPHELSGGMRQRIAVARSLVVEPKVLLMDEPFAAVDAMTRAALQKDLLRLWQETGVSVVFVTHNIDEAIFLAQRVVVMAPHPGTISDDIPIGLDYPRQRGSIEFAQHYNRIEAALAAGAQRQAA encoded by the coding sequence ATGGGCGCCCTGATCGAATTCCAGCGCGTGTCGCAGTTCTTTGCCACGCGCGGCAACGCGCCCGCGCAGGCGCTGCACGAGGTGTCGCTGGACCTGGCGGCCGGCGAATTCACGTGCCTGATCGGCCCCTCTGGCTGCGGCAAGACGACGCTGCTGCACCTGCTGGCGGGGTTTCTGCAGCCCACCGACGGCGCGGTCCGGTTCCATGGCGAACAAGTCGAACGCCCCGGTCCCGAACGCGGCGTGGTGTTTCAGGAATATGCGCTCTTTCCGTGGATGACGGCCCGGCAGAACGTGGAGTTCGGTCTGCGCGCGCAATCGGTCGCCGCGCCGCAACGCCGCCACCGCGCACTGGCGGCGCTGGAGCGCGTGGGTCTGGCCGCGTCCGCGGACCGCTATCCGCACGAACTGTCCGGCGGCATGCGGCAGCGCATTGCGGTAGCGCGGTCCCTGGTCGTCGAACCGAAAGTCCTGTTGATGGACGAGCCGTTCGCCGCCGTCGACGCGATGACTCGCGCCGCGCTGCAAAAGGACCTGCTGCGGCTGTGGCAGGAGACCGGCGTGTCGGTGGTGTTCGTCACCCACAACATCGACGAGGCGATTTTCCTGGCGCAACGCGTCGTCGTCATGGCGCCGCATCCGGGCACGATCAGCGACGACATCCCCATTGGCCTGGACTACCCGCGGCAGCGCGGGTCCATTGAATTCGCTCAACACTACAACCGGATCGAGGCCGCGCTGGCGGCCGGCGCCCAAAGGCAGGCAGCATGA